The genomic segment TTGAATCCTTTGCCTAAATTTGCGGATCCAGAGGATGAAGATGACGAGGCGACCAAAGCCAGGGTCGTCGAAAGATTCAATGAGGACGACGACGACGAAGATGCGGTCGGCCTCAGTGCCCTGCGGAAGCGCAACACATCCCTGctctcagacacagacaggcgGTATGTGGGAAAAGCAGTCTCTCgtaaacagctgctgatggATATTGAGGgatctgctgaggaggaggaggaggaggaggaggaagacgaggacGGCAGCatagaagaagatgaagaagaggattCTATGGGTGACGAAGAGGCtgacgacgacgatgatgatgaaaatgagttagaagatgatgatgatgatgatgaggaggagttgGGAGACAGTGATGCACAACAAGAAGGAACTAATTTGGCATCTAAGGCAAAGGGTTCTGACATGACCTTTCCTCAGGGAGTGGACTTCCACAAGCTGACAGAGGGCATGGATGACCTGGGAATGAGcgaagaggaagatgatggtgatgaggagactgaaggcagtgatgaagatgaaggCTCCGTGGACGATGATATGGAGGACGGCGATGAAGATGGCGAGGAAGAGGGAGCCGTCCACACgttttcaaaagtaaaagtagatGAGGAAGTTGAGAAAGGGAAAGCTGTAAAGAACCAGTTGGCCTTGTGGGACAGCCTGCTTGAGGGGCGAATCAAAATCCAGAAAGCTCTCGGTGACAGCCAACCAGCTTCCACAGCCGCAGACTTTCCCAGAGTTCAAGAGGAAGGGTGGAGCTGAGCTTGCTGGGGCGCTGAAGAACACCCATAAAGCTTTAAAGGCTCTTCAGAGGTCTCTGCTGGAGCTGCACGATCAGCTGCTGTACCAGAACACTGACACCAGGACCATCGCTCTGGGACAGACAGGAGCTCCGAGTGAAGACGAGGAGATAAACAGTGATGAGAATGAGGATGGGGAGGGGACGGCGCAGGAAGGTGGAGCGCTTAAACGAAAACTGGAGATGGCAGAGTACCCAGACTTCATGGCCAAACGCTTTGCTACTTTCCAGCCTTACCGCAACGCCACGCTGCAAAAGTGGCACGACAAAACCAGACTGACCATGGCTAAAAGCAGCAAAGGTTTTGGGGCATTTGATAGGAACATATTGACACAGGTGGAGCAGGTGCTGATGGACAAAGAAAGGCTGATACGACGCACACAGACCCGGCGCTCAGAATACAGAGTCCTGGGGAAAAAGGAGGCCCCTGAGACAGTCCCCACAGAGGGTGAGGAGGCGGAGCAACAGCTGAAAGCAAACGTGCATCTCAAAGATGTCGATGAGGACATATTCGATGACGATGATTTCTACCACCAGCTGCTGAGAGAGCTCATAGAGCGCAAGACAAGCGCAGCAGATCCCAATGACCAGGTGGCTATGGGCAGGCAGTGGCTGGCCATCCAGAAACTACGCAGCAAGATTAAGAAGAAGGTAGACACCAAAGCCAGCAAGGGGCGTAAAGTCAGATTCCACATCCACAGTAAGCTGGTCAATTTCATGGCTCCTGTTGACCACAGCTCAATGAACGACGAGGCACGCAGTGAACTGTATCGTGGACTCTTTGGTCAGAACTCCTCGGTCAGGGAGTGACAGTGTAGAGGTTCTCATGTGGAGCAGATCCTAAATGCCAGGATACAGCCAAAGCAGTGCCTTCTCTACAAAACCAGAATGATGCCAAGCAGCAGTTTGGAATATAACAGACACTGGGCCTGCTCTTTGTCAGGACAGGTTCTTCAGATTGGGCAGACAGTTACAGTGCTCTGACTTAACAGGAATAAAATGGACTCAGAGGGCACATGCAGTTCTTAATACCTGGATGTGTTGTTGCCTAAGGACCaatttctgattaaaaaaaaaagaaaaagtaacacATATATAAAGCATAGTGAGTGTTGAGTGaaggaaaacaataaatgtgtaattaatttttttgtcaCCAAGTCTCACATGATTCAAATTAACTGTCTACTTCAACTTTTGGTCTTTTCTTAAAATAATGAACCTTCCTAACATATGGTATGAGCTGTGTCCCAATTCCATACATACTTTGTATAGTAATCTTTATACTAGACTGTGCAGTTAAAAATCAGCAGTTATATACTAATTGGTAATAATACAATATTATGAAATGTTCTAGGCTCATCATTCACAATTACCTTTTTCCTCCAGCTGTGAGCATGTCCTTTCAGCACTGCATTCAGAGAGAATAGTGTTGATCAACAGCACAGTCAGAAAACAAGGCAATCTGTTAGTCTGCATAGTGacttttaattatattttattttctcactctTCCAGTGTGAACACACTACAAACTGAATTAGGATGCAGTGTGGATCTGAGAAACAGCTGTCGACCTGTGACAATACACACAGCTCAGGGCCATAGCTGGGACTGAGGTCATGAACCTAAATTCTCCCACTGGGACCCATTTATCCCCCATCAGAAAATGACAAGACACTAAAAAGATGATCTCAAAATTTTTCTTGACATTGGgattttcagctttaattttttGGTAAACAGGTAAATTATATTTCCTGTATCTTTTTGTCCTTAACATaaagatttcagtgttttctccacacTGCCAGGAATAAAATTAGAGCAGAGAAACACTAAATCTTccaaaacaaaatctaaatctgGGTAAGGATATAACTGAAACAggcaaaataatgaaatattctttttttttttttttactgcagacATTTTCACAAAGACATGACCTTAGTGACCTCTATGGCCTTGACTGCCACATTACTCCAGTGTTTGTAATGTGGGATATGCAAATTAAATTTTCTGAATAAGCTGATTAGCGCACTCAGCAGCATGTGGCACTTTTCTCTCAACATGTAGATTAAAACAGAGCTTGAGAGTAACATAAGATTACAACCAGAAATGAATATATATCTTTTAAATCAAATGCAAGAACTTGCTTGTGACAGATGTGCCAAACAAAGTACCTGAGAACTTTACCATACGAAATGTGTATACAGGAAGAAACCTGCATTAAACAACATTTACAGAACACACTAACATTGGGTGTCTTACACAGAATGTATCTTCTTTCCAGTGAAACTTGCATACATGTGCATCTGAGGATTCAAGTTTAAGGGAATCAATGAGAAATAATACTTTGTGGTAATTGCATAACATGATGAACTGTTCATGTTACATCAACATCTTATTAAATGAGTTACAGTAATGTCAACATCACATTAAGGTAAAAACGAATTACATAATTAACCCACAAAGACAGTACGGAAAATGATCTTTGGAGATGATGTCATGCATCAGATGATTTGAGGTGGATATCGGTTGTTTAATTAAGACATTTAACTAACTTTGGATTACACATGACAAAGCAATTACAGCTTGGGGTCACATGACACAAACATCTGGATTCTTAACCCACATTAGCTTGGAATCTATTTCTATAAGTCAAAATATGCTGTATATAGAGCTTGAAAAAAATGGCATTTTGCATTGATAAAGGGTATCAGTCAGATCACATAGTGAACAATTAACTGCAATGAGATATGGTAAGGCCCTGCCATTAAACAGCATGTTGCTACACTGCATTTATTGTATGGTTAAAGGCTGTAAAGTGTTTGGAAATCTTTTTGAGACACCATATCTGCTTCTTTAGTTTCTCCGTTTCAGTGCAGTGGTAAAGGCAAGCAgcagttttaaattaaattacaagtgAGCCCCTTTGTACTTCTTCCCCTTCAATCTCATACAGTACacaagcaaaagagaaaaataaaactgaatacaaCTGCTTTAAACCAGCTCCACATGGCAAAGAATCCCCTTCTTACTGATTCCATCAATCCAAGCAGAGTCATATCAAAAGCAGGCCCTTTTGATTTCCTGGCAGTAACTCCTGCCCTGTTAGCCACACTGTAGAGCACATTCAGTACGTGCAGGTGAACCTTCCCTTCTCTCCTTGGGACAGCATTGCGTTCAGTGTGGCCGACTGCTAGACTCCATGTTTGGTTGATTCTTCGTTGTTCCATAACCATTAAGCCACCCGTTCAGCCGTTTGGTCAAACCACCATTTAGAATATCCTGGATGTGTTGAACTATGAGATTTATAGCGACTACATTGAGAGACAAACAGATTGTGTGGTCAGAGGTCATTGGTCTATGTACTACCATTACAATCATCactgcagatttaaaaaaaataaataaatagccaGTGATCTTAGGAAAACCCACAAGATTAACAAAATGTCTTCTACTGAAAACTATTTGATGGAAATCTCATCTACTGCAAAATTAAGATGTGAGTGTGTAATAATAGCACTAGAGGCACTAACTGGGGATAGGCCAGGGTATCCTGCTTCAACATATTTAGAGTATCAGCATGGTTTTcttttgcagtttgttttggaTGTTCTTTTCTCCAGtcaaaaaacaaagctgttttgTTCTCTCAACAGCAGAAGCTTTTGCTTCCTTAGTTTCGAGAGCACAATTCCCAGCTCGGATATCAACaataaacacagctgtgtcCTTCATGTTAACACTGTTGAGACTAGAGTCTGTAACATTTAGTTTCAATAATATCACCTCTAACGTTGTTGTACTTGAAGATTCTCCCAGGCTAAGAAAGCATAAATACTCACCAATGTTATCAGCTCCTCTTGGTATAATAACATCAGCGTACTTCTTTGTCTAAATAGTGTCAATAAAGAGGAAGACAGTTTGACCATGAGTCTATGTTCAGGGACACAACCATGAAAACCTGAGCTGAGTAGTATTACTTGTAGAATATGTACTCACTGGCAGACAGAACTCCTCAAACGCAGGCTTGACAAAGGTGATGTACTGTGTTAGGACGCTTTCCAAATCCCGACCACGTTCACTTATGTCGCGCAGCACTGAAACGAgaccaggagagagaaagaaagtctTTACAAAGGAATaaatggtttgacattttgggagagTTAGAGAAAAACTGATACCATCCGTGTGTGTACGATATGTAGGGTGTATAATAGCtacagtcagcagctggttagcttagcataaagatagGAACAAAGgacaaaggttaaaaaaaatcctactaGTACCTCCAAGGTATACTGTGTTTGAATAACACAGTATATCTGTATAAAAACTGAAGTATTAAAACGATACTGTGGTTCTGCAGGACTGTTACATGCTGGCAACCAACAATGACAGGCCAACACCATGAAATGACTATGCCTGACACATAACCCTACATAAAACCAGTGTCTctgtcccaaaatgtcaaactatccCCTTTAGTGGAATAGTTTAAGCATCTCTTTCAGTGAACCATTAGGCTTGCCTATGGGTGTTTAAAATTGAGGGGAATTTTCTAGCCATGCTTGTATGTCTCACCCCTGCGAGACAGCCGTGTGTCTGCATCAGTGTCCACAAACAGCTTCATCTGGAAAAGGTCTCGAATCTCCTGAGAGTAGAACATCAGGATGCCCTCAAACAGCACCACATCAGCAGGATAGACTATCACCGTCTCTTCTTTCCTGCCATACAAAAGACATTGATTATAAATAGACTACGCAAAATGCCTATGTAACATTTGTTGAACAACAGCCACAATGTAATGTTGTAATAGCAAATATTAAGAACACAGGGTCAACAGAGTCACAACATGTAGAGTCAGACTGACTCGGTAATGTCAGTTATACTGCAGTATCTCCTGAGGAACATTAGCAAACCTTAAGCTACTGGTCATATCTGATAAAAGAGACCACAGTGTACTGAACTGTGTTAAATTCTGATCTGACTGAACTCTTCCTTTGAAGAAtgtgacatttctttttcaaaagCTTCATGGTCTTGCTTTAAAGCTACAATGACAAATGTTCAATTCTTCACTTGCACCAGTGCATTatgtacaaatataaaacagaaaagcctACGTGCTACAATTAACATTCagattttcaaatatatttttcctaCATACCAGGCAGCATTcggtttccattcattttactGTGATATGAAAATCAATTTATGTAAAATGCAAAGTAATTAATCCCCCACAGTGACCATAATGTCTGCTTTTGAAGTTAGTGTTACTGCAGTAATGTGATGCATCAGAGACTTGGTCACGGCTGAAACGTGCTGATACACTCGAATAATGTTGCCTCTGTGGACCTGACTCATTCACCTGGAATGGGAAACAAAGTCATAAACAGGGATGTGTACTGTTTTTCCCTCCTTGATGTCCCACAGAGTTGTGATTATGAGGTCGTTGTCGAATGCATCTGTAAAGAAGGAAAGAGTGTCAGATGGTCAGACGCCACATGAAAACGCTGAGGTGTGTTAGACTAATATGAACATACCTGGGTGATCAAAGTTGAACTGGCCCTTTAGTGCTTTGGCTTTCTGCTCTGGGGTGAGCACCCTGTAGAAGCTGTCCTGGCTGAGGATGGCCACTTGTCTCTGGTGGTGGTCAATCTCATTCTGCCCTAGCAGCTCCATAATCTTGCTGCACACTGATGACTAGccacacaagaaaaaaacaaaacaggcaatACAATGAAATACGGCACCTCTTATCTGATTAACCACATCCCTCTGTTTGTGGAACACAAGTGATTGTCCGTACaagttaaaacaacacattaaaaacaacaacaaaatgttcacCTGTATTGTATTGTTAGCTCATGTCTTTGTGGCCTTGAAACAAAGTTTACTTTCTTAGTAGAAATTAATGTctatttaaaaactgttaaatctGGATTCTTTATAGGCCTGTCATATCTGAACCTGGCAGGCTCATGCACAAAGATTGCAGTTTACTCCCCATTCAGATAACGCATGTTGGAGAACAGGTGGTTCTGTGAGCAGTTACGCCAATGGGAGAAAAGGGGGCTTAACACCAGGAAGTCAAACCCACAAACAACTGTCTGCTGAACCACAGCttacattttgttcatttaatcACCTATAAAAGCCAACCTACACTGTTAGCTGCAAAACTAATGTGCAAAATAGgctacttaaaaaaacaacaacataaaaatacatttaaataccTTCCAGGCTTACACTGTTAAACACACTGAGGCCTGGAGACAGAAGAGCTTGATTTGTGTCCCTGCCTCCCTGGCAGTCCTCTAAACCAAATTTGTTACAGGTGATGAAGAATTAATACAGTGTGATTTTGTATTGGGATGTGTGTGCTGATTATCCACTCTGGAACTCAACTGTGCAACAAAATAGAAAActaatgcaacatttttttttaattttcaaaggCGAGAACACTTATTGGCAACACCTTGAAAACCTCTGACACGCTGCACCATATTGGATACAGAACAGAGAATGATAGTGCAGATATTTAGTCAAACAAGTAGCGACAGTGGGTAAATCAAtgtcacaaagacaaaaaatccACTGTGATGTCAGCAGATTCACCAGAAACAACAATACACATCAggataagaataataataataaataataacaataataataataataacaacagaagCGTCATCTGGCTACCACATCTGGATATTTAGTATTCTTAAATCTGTCCTGCAGACAGCATGACATCTTGACACTGTTTTGCCACATTCTGTTTTATTGTGCAAAATTAAGTATTTTCTTGAGCTTGCAGGGTCTGTAGGTGCGTTTTATTTGTACTCTTTCTTTCACAAGCTTATATCCAGCAGACCCTGCGCAGCTGATGCAATTAACTCAAATCTCACTTATCACTTTACTGTGATCCCTGCCACCCTCTGTATCCCCTTatgctgaaaaatgtgataGCATATCAATGGGAGTCCTGGAGTCTGATTTCCACAGATCACACTACTTTATTAACCCTCTAAGACAAGGCACATTCTGACCATGCACTTGTTACCCTGTTCTGACGCGCAGGGCGGCCTACACCACGCTCAGGACTGATCAAGCAACACAATCAGTCAGActaatcaaacagaaacatgactgaTGGGCGTCGAATATTTTTTTGGGGAAAATAAATGCGCCCTCTCTCTAAATTTCAAAAGCAAATCATAACAGTCCCTCTCGGGTTCTCACTGAAAGCAAGCAATGTAACAAACACCTAATAAAGAcaaagaggttaaaaaaaaaaaaatcaggagcTGTGACATAAATGCCGACCTTGCCGCTGGCTGTCCCTCCGGCCACACCGATGAGGAAAGGCTGCCGGCTATTGCTCTCATTTTCGGCTTTGTCACCTGGCTTTGTCTCGCTGTCGCCTGCCATGCTTCATCTGCAGAGCGATGCGGCCCTCTGACACACGGGGTGTCTGCGCTCCTCCCATTTGATGATGCTGCCGGTGATGAAGATAGCAACGATGAAGCTGACGTTGTTGGCCAtgaaagtgatgatgatgatgacgattaaaaaatgatgaaaatggtAGTTAGATATTAAGAATAgtgatgatgttgttgatgaTATAAACAGAGCTGGGGAGGTTATATTAAAATACTGGCCCATGAGGACTGCTGCTGAGGCACTTtgcaacttttattttgattttacttGATACATTGACTGTCTTTACCTATAGCCACTAAACCAAGggaacagttaaaaaaaaaaactgcagtcaAGTGGGGCTTGACTGCAGTTTTTGTTCACAGCATTTGAAATAATAGTGCCAAAACGATGTAAATGTCTATTTTGAGGATATTTATCATATTGGTTCGTCAGTATAACACGTATTTATGATAAATATCTAGTATAATACCGTGATATTGTTCTTGCTATTTCTGCAaatttatttctatatttcaaCCCACTAAAATATTGGTCTGATTGATTCCGTGTCAGTGATGTTGGTCATCTGTCCGATTTATGTCTACCATACACGTTTTTAAGTATAATCCAACACATCTCCATTCACTCAGAGATGACTTAAATAATCATCTGTATGACTCCCGTGTCAGTATGATTAAAACAGGTTGTTTTGTCATAGAACTGTTTTGTATTAAATGCTCCATATTTTGTGGTCCTGTTGGTGAACCGGAAGTACTTTACATACGTCTGACCCCCTTCATGAATGCTGACATAGCTCTAAGACGCTGAAACCAAGCTCAGTGTAATGTGCTCAGGAGGTCATtacctttaaaagaaaatatacgTCTTTTTTTCTGCGCCCAGATAAACAGAACACGGCCGCCATGAGTACTATGTTTGCAGACACAATTCTGATCGTGTTCATCTCGGTCTGTACAGCGCTGTTAGCCGAAGGTGAGTGAAAACCTAGTGACAGATCGTCAAGCACTTTTACTATCGACTAAGAAACACGCCGATAAAGTCAGTTTTAACATCGTTCTGAATTAtactgcagaaaaacactgtcaaCGTTATTAATACTGACTGAATGGTAATTTTTGAGGAATGTACTTTTCAAGCTAGCCGGCGTAATTTAGCTTAACAAGCTAATTCTTGACGCTAGTGTCAAAGCAGACAGAACAAGGAGAAGAACTTCCGCTAAAATTTTCAAAAGAACAGTCTCGGGAGAAGGTTTTTGAATCGCTTTTTGGGGACCCGTCCTCTCCATTTCAGCCTTTCTTATCATGGGGGATAGAAAGCAAAGTAAAAAGTTCATAAGACGACGACAGTTCTACTCttatttttcactgtgaaagTTTCTAAAATAGGTTCCGCTCCTATTTTTTCCTCGTACACGTCGTGTTCCGGTTCTGCAGTCTGGTTAGACAGGTAAAGCCTGTTGCTAGAAGGACACCGATAGCAAAGTGTTTCACTTGTAGTATGGGATATGGATAAAATTCTTTATGAGAGTGTTTATAATTGTGTATTTTGACAATAGCACATGTAATGATATAAAAATTctcattaataaaataatataataatatgataatGCATATCTGCTAGAAAAAGTTGTCACAGATGACAAATTAATATTGCCTCACAGTATTTCACCAGACCTTTTAAAACAGTCCTCCTCTTCTGATTTTCTCTGCAGGCATTACTTGGGTTTTAGTGTATCGCACTGAAAAGTACAAGAGGCTAAAGGctgaagtggaaaaacaaagcaaaaaacgTAAGTGACATGTGAGCCTCGTATTAGTGTATTTTTGcatcagttatttttatttggtaTGTTTATTGCATCCTCTGTTGCCTGTTTGACATTAGttgagaagaaaaaggaaaccaTCACAGAATCTGCAGGACgtcagcagaagaagaag from the Lates calcarifer isolate ASB-BC8 linkage group LG17, TLL_Latcal_v3, whole genome shotgun sequence genome contains:
- the LOC108878924 gene encoding uridine-cytidine kinase 2-A — translated: MAGDSETKPGDKAENESNSRQPFLIGVAGGTASGKSSVCSKIMELLGQNEIDHHQRQVAILSQDSFYRVLTPEQKAKALKGQFNFDHPDAFDNDLIITTLWDIKEGKTVHIPVYDFVSHSRKEETVIVYPADVVLFEGILMFYSQEIRDLFQMKLFVDTDADTRLSRRVLRDISERGRDLESVLTQYITFVKPAFEEFCLPTKKYADVIIPRGADNIVAINLIVQHIQDILNGGLTKRLNGWLNGYGTTKNQPNMESSSRPH
- the LOC108878923 gene encoding LOW QUALITY PROTEIN: protein AATF (The sequence of the model RefSeq protein was modified relative to this genomic sequence to represent the inferred CDS: deleted 1 base in 1 codon), which codes for MAGSFSQELEDLLNPLPKFADPEDEDDEATKARVVERFNEDDDDEDAVGLSALRKRNTSLLSDTDRRYVGKAVSRKQLLMDIEGSAEEEEEEEEEDEDGSIEEDEEEDSMGDEEADDDDDDENELEDDDDDDEEELGDSDAQQEGTNLASKAKGSDMTFPQGVDFHKLTEGMDDLGMSEEEDDGDEETEGSDEDEGSVDDDMEDGDEDGEEEGAVHTFSKVKVDEEVEKGKAVKNQLALWDSLLEGRIKIQKALVTANQLPQPQTFPEFKRKGGAELAGALKNTHKALKALQRSLLELHDQLLYQNTDTRTIALGQTGAPSEDEEINSDENEDGEGTAQEGGALKRKLEMAEYPDFMAKRFATFQPYRNATLQKWHDKTRLTMAKSSKGFGAFDRNILTQVEQVLMDKERLIRRTQTRRSEYRVLGKKEAPETVPTEGEEAEQQLKANVHLKDVDEDIFDDDDFYHQLLRELIERKTSAADPNDQVAMGRQWLAIQKLRSKIKKKVDTKASKGRKVRFHIHSKLVNFMAPVDHSSMNDEARSELYRGLFGQNSSVRE